DNA sequence from the Uloborus diversus isolate 005 chromosome 1, Udiv.v.3.1, whole genome shotgun sequence genome:
taaaaaagctCAAGCATGTATAATGTGCATAATGTTCTgcaatcatttaaaattcaaatttacaagtcaaatttaaattttgagaataatgaagtttgtaatgcttcaatggaataaatctttattttaatgtccccaaagttaataaaacttatttactaaaaattgtgcaaaaaaaagtaagtataggAATATAAAAATgtggaatttttatgttaaaaattgattttttctacatacaaaaattagttataagaaatataaaaatacctttgcttaaaaaataaaaggaaataaaacgttacaagcacagtgcagacacgtgttttggcattacaaagaattcctttttcaatgcacaaaatgtgagctcgtggatttaaaggcatccgagaaaagttggatttttttgtcgaacGTCTTTACATtgtttagctcacattttatgcactgaaaaagacgttccctgtaacgtagaaacacgtgtctgcagcagggttgtagttttggccggacAAAACCTATTTTGGCCATGCCACTAGCAAAAACCGGCCAAAACTGGATATAACCACCATAGAGCTGGCCAAAACTGTATTGTATAAAAGCACACTAATATGTATAATGTTGCACATTAAATAATGCGTAGTTacatttcagcaggaatttagttttaaaaactattatatggtcAAGGAGGTctgtactactattccaataagttcaaaattcatcatgtgtgtcggtggttcttcttaaaacataattggtacttggtaactcggccgagtagtgaaaggccgagtactcggtaactcggtactcagccaaagtgctactcggtacgtctctaattagtACAATTAACGGCATTAGAAATTCAGTGGTTAATTGTGTAAATAGTTTGAATCATAGATCCACAGAGCATATAGTCATGAAAAGTGCTTTGAAACTGCTTAGTTTTTGAGTGCAAAAGAGTTTTTCTCTAGTTTGAAAGTTTGTCTGCTCCCTGAAGACTATAGCAGAatacagtggttgatttacaggtttatgGTTGGTTGGAGTGCATTTTTGAGGTCATTTGtatctatcacagaactatgtaaatcatttatcatgtgcattatGAATCCCTTTTGAGGCCCCTCATAATCAAATTGTGACATTGTAAATTTGCTACTGgccaaatgaataaaaattctcctttaaaggAAGTTTATTTCCAATTGACAagtttttatgttattatttttttaaaaatgcatgtattttttgtatagtcaTAATGCTGTGCTTAATTCTTcaagtaatttttagttttagttaatTCGTCAAGTAAGCCTTTTAGGAAGATGCCCCCAAGCCTAGTTTGCCTGTGTGATAATCAGGCCCTAAAAGTTGCTATTCAGTGTCATGTTTTTACAAAAACCTTATTCTAattcttaaaaactttaaaattatttcctttgATTTTCAAAGATTCCAATACTTCCTGAACAGTTAACTCATaaactattttaagtaaaatGGTGTAAAAAAAGAACACCGGTATTTGTAGTGTTTTTAGTGCTTCATTTTCATGAagtattcaaaaaattaagtaaaataatatcCAAAATTTTCCACACTTTAGAAATTAATGTTGAatactttgaaaaagaaaattcaaattcctGCTAGACATGCAAAAAGATTCCACATTCTTCATAAatactgtaaataaaattttagaaaccttttagaaatgaaaatagAATTTTCTATTGTAAAGATACATAGAATCAATCATTGATAATAATGCTTATCATagactaaaaaattatttttaaaataatttctttgaaaaaagaagatATTTACATTTTGAGAGAAATGTTTTGAATCTTTTGCAGGTAGGAGTCTCTTGCTCAAACTATATTCTAAGAGGAGATCTGAGAAGTTTTGGTGGGATTCCACAGTTGTATATTAGCTCCTGCATAcgataatttttatcaaatgttTGCCTTTTTCTTCGTTTTGAAAATAGTAACCATTATTATTTGCCAATCAAGATTgaggaaacaatattttttatttgcatattttgtgcaatttgcACTTTATTGTTTTTGAAGTTTATGTTTCTAATGTTGTCCTGTTCTTACTGTTTTTAAATAGGCAAAACTAATGAGAACACACACACaattcatttctttattctttttgaCATTGCTTACTAAAAAACGTTATCTTTGTTTTAGTAATTCTACTACCCTGCAATATCctatctgctaattttgcaattttttttatacatgtgAAATGTTCaataatagaatttttgaaatcaaagtaatttatttaattagaatGTGTCAAGTTATATTAAACTTTACCCAACTATGTCTTCCCATTCTGTTTTAGATGAAAAACCTGATGTGACATATGCAGACATAGGTGGCTTAGACATACAAAAACAAGAAATTAGAGAAGCTGTGGAATTGCCATTAACTCACTTTGAACTGTACAAGCAGATCGGCATTGATCCGCCTCGGGGAGTCCTGATGTATGGACCACCTGGTTGTGGCAAAACCATGTTGGCAAAAGCAGTTGCCCATCACACCACGGCTGCCTTCATTCGGGTGGTTGGCTCCGAATTCGTGCAAAAATACCTTGGTGAGGGCCCGAGGATGGTTCGAGATGTTTTCAGGTTAGCTCGTGAAAATGCCCCTGCTATcatatttattgatgaaatagATGCAATTGCTACCAAGCGGTTTGATGCGCAGACTGGAGGTAATTTTGTTGCTGGATCTATTCAAGATTTATGAGAAGtgtgttttgaataattttagataTTGTTGTTGGAATTATCAGTTAGTCTTGTTATATTATGTGAGCAATTTTTTTGGtgacaaatttataattaatttatcaAGTGTAATGCTTCTCTTTTACATATTTGTTTCTTAATgtaaagaaatgcaaaaaattaaattttcacttaTTATATATATGCATGTTATGAGCTGaagatataaattttatgtgtttaaaaCTCAGTTTTGTGCAAATTCAAAAGGTAGAAatattttagttgattttttttttataatctataTTTCATAATCACCCCTCTACATAAAAATGCATGGTGACTCAGAATCTTTTCCcacatatttttacatttatattgCTCTGATTATAATTTGCTCTCTTGTTATAGTTTTCAAGAAACTGAAACAGTAAATCGTCAATACATTTGAAtcagttttatttgaaaatataattctcTAAAAcctattttctaatttattacaGCTGATAGAGAAGTTCAAAGGATCCTCCTTGAGCTTTTGAATCAGATGGATGGTTTTGATCAAACAACAAACGTCAAGGTCAGTTTTAGTTTTAGCATCAAATTTGGTACTAACTCTGGTAGTATCAACAGCATGACACTGCACCATACATCACAAATTCTTGAGAAAGTCTGCAAACTATTTCTTAGCTGAGGTTGAAAAAAACTCtcaagattttaaagaaaaaatatcttaaatttcagtgaaaaaatgtTTGTACTATGTTTTATGAGATAAAAATCCAAGGGTAGAATTAATCTGATTTTAGGCTCATAACTCTGCTCATCTATTGGTGCTGTTTCAGCTTTTACAACTAATCTAATGTTGGCAATCTCTTGTTGGGTTTCTTATTCTATGTAGTAACTGCTGAAAGAAATGCTGCTGGGGTAATGACCTGCTATGGAATAGTTTTACAATTTATTGATGTTCcctgagtcaaaaaaaaaaaaaaaaaagaatggccCTATCGTAAAAGCTACAAAAGTTTGAGTTTCAAATTCTATTGTGCTTCGTGTGACATCAGGGTACTGAACAGGTTTTCTAAGTAGGGTCAAATTTTGAGAATTgtaatgtattgaaaataaattttattaaaaacttaaaaagaaatgacatcaaaataaataaattaactaaaaatttttaaattatatcatAATGATTGCAATGAAGAAGCAGCTGTATTGTGAAGTCAAATTCATGTCATGCGTTGTGATAGACCCCTAACATGGTTTATTACTCTcagtttaaacaaaaattaagtaccttataaatgtaaaatttcttgAGAACTATTGATCAtagaaagataaattttatattaatcagtagcaatttttttgcattattttaaaactgcttaatttggaaaaaaaaaaaaaaaaaaagatagtaaaaCTTCTGTAACTGATTTTGTTTTCACTTAGGTGTACAATTAgcgattttatttaaaagatttttattatatatatatatatatattttttttttcccccagtgaTTGATTATATATGTATctcttaaaagaaaattttagtttccttaaaagatattttctatttttccttttaatttttaggttttttttaaagcacctACTATGATATGAAAGGTGCAATTGTTTTGCATCTGTTACTAAAATTCTTTCTTTCAAAACCTTCAATATAAATTTCTTAAGTTCAGATGCATGTccaaaaattccccccccccctcctccacacACAAGACTCCACTCACTTAAAAATGTGAACTTTGGCAACTGTAATGATGTTGTCTCATATTATACTTCTTGCaggaaattgaatttctagtttgaaatcaatatttatgtatttacgacaattagaacttatatttatatatatgtgtatatgtttTAGGTAATCATGGCAACAAACAGGGCTGATACCCTTGATCCGGCCCTTCTGAGACCTGGAAGATTAGATCGTAAAATTGAGTTCCCTCTACCAGACAGGCGTCAAAAGCGTCTCATTTTCTCAACCATTACTACACAAATGAACTTGAGTGATGAGGTTGATTTGGAAGACTATGTTGCAAGGCCGGATAAAATATCTGGAGCTGATATTAATGCCATTTGCCAAGAGGTAGAAACAATAGatgatttttaaactttcattttgcCATAATAAAACTACAAATAGAAATTCAAGCACAATGGTCTCTAGGGCCGCAGACTTGCaaaaaatattgggggggggggggctaaatgtCTTCAGGAGTGTAAGACAAGTGTGTAATCCTGAGGggcctccccccctcccaaaaaaaaataatgaccaGATTTAgtttacatattttcttttcttctttttcgaaattgtagtttcaaaaatgcagtttaatacCAAGTTCGATGATATTGAAGAAAAGGGGCTCccctctgaaatttttttgaagttatgtTATTGAAAACGCAAATGTATTCCAACTGTGATGATATGAGTGAAAGGAATGAGATTCGGAACTCTCCTTTGGAATTTTCGAAATAAAAGTTCCAAAATGCAATtccagacgatctttggtgatgttagggagaggGGAAGTTTGCGAGATTTCCAATGGAAATGCCTCAAAACCGTAACGTTGAAAATAGCATTTGAGGCCATCTTTTGTAACGATAAGGTACAGAGACATTTCCtcggaaatattttgaaactgatCTTCCAACatcgcaattttagacgatcttcaaaGAGGTTAGGTAAAGAGGGGTTAGGGGGCTCCTCCCGGAAAATTTCAACTCTTAGTCCCAAAATCTCGGTCATCTTTGATCACGTTAGGTGGAAGAAAGATTCGGAGCATTTCACCAAAATGTTTAGAAAGAAGTTCTGAAAATGCAACTTTAGGCCGTCTTATAGCGATGTTAGACAAAGGTGAGGTTCAAAGGCTTTccccctgaatttttttttaaatttaaaacatactaTAAACTGTATATTTCATAAAGTTAGAGGAAGGGATGGGGCTTGGAATCCTATCAAGGAAATTATTCGAAATTGGAAAtcctaaaaatgcgattttttgggCCGCCTTTGATGACTTTAGGGAAAGAGATGGAGTTTAGTACTCTCTCTTTGGGGACTTTCCCCCGGAATTTGaccttttttaaactaattttatagGTAGAGAATCAGTCACAAAAGGCAGGGCATTGCTCCCTAATGCCACCCCTAGGCTACTGCCCTAGAGTTATGCAGGGGACATATATTGCTTGGGGCTGTAAATGTAAAATCAACTTTTTAATTCCACCAAACTCCCCCCTCGTATTTGACGCACCACAAAGTAGCCCTCTTAAATCCTGAAAAGATAAGTCTAGGTGGACTAGAACATCTTTAGTATATTAAATAGTCTTTGCCTAAATATTTGGTTTTACAAAAGCCTGCAAATCTCTCAAATATCACAATTCTCAATGACACTTCTTAAGCAAAATGAAATTTGTCTTCCCATAAAGTACTCCTTAAGTAAAAGCACTTGCCATTCTATCTTAAAGATCCATGGAGTCGGCGCTAGTGGTGGTCTCCCAAAAGTTATACAATAAGGGGAACCAATCGAGATTTGGGTGAATCAGAATCTTACTTTATTAGTATAGCTAAATAATGTCAGATATTAATAGTCATAACCCCtccactagggtggttcaaaatatttttttcagttggagtccaatttttttagacttactaatagtattgttgtaaaagttttagcttcttactcaaattttaagaaggtgctcaatgacccctcaatttagcATTAGCCGtagaatagaaaatgtcacaaatttagaaacatttaatttccccagctgtttttttgtaaataataatttttttattacaatgtatatgcatattactcgtgtatattataatatgtcaaattgttttttcagttcaaggttttttttaaccccccttcTCATAACCCATGAAGTTTGGGGGAaggagttgagcaccctcttgcagttgaaataggaagctaaaattcttccattaTATTACTgttcacaagtctaaaaatatttagGGGTGTTCTGTTATTtaggtgaaactttttttttttttcacacatgtatTCTTGAACCACCCTACCCTCCActggaataaatttaaaaaaacaaacaaactttgaAGTCCTTTTCAGTTGTGCTGAGCCTCAGACTTCTGACtgtcatgtttttatttttatttatttatacatatttttctttttctggagtTGTCTGAAAGTGATGGACATCGATTGCATCTCTATGAGATTATCAATTGACCGCTCATAACTATTTCAATCCAACAGTTTACTGACATCCTATCCTAATAGCTTTACAATGATACAATTAAACATAAACGACATTAGAGAGTTGTTGCCTTACAGAAGATAACATGTTAAAGTGTAGggaaaaatctgaatttaaacggtattaactattgaaaaaagaaaaaatgtgtgtattagtCAACACCTTGAAACATGAAGCCTTCATTAGCCAATAGACTGAAAATCGAGTCAAGTCTGATGCGGGTAAGAAATTTAGAAAGATTTTTGATCCTTACTTTGATCCCCCTTTTTAAGAGTTTAAGCTCTGAGTTAATACGTTAATTGAattgtttctttgtttttaatttgatgcaATTATTCTGAAGCTTGAattcattttacttccttttacaaagtgaaagaaatattgtattttttgaaagaataatAAGATTTGGGTTTAAATATCACTGtgtgacaaaattttactttttttttctataacattgAGTAAAACACCTGATTTACGTCAAGTTGGGCTTGCTAAACATgaatatataaactaaattcTTGTAACATGTACCATTTTCAAGTTAtgacaaatttaatttccatAAATGGCGAAAAACTGAAGATTTTAAATCTAATCTAAACCTGTTTatctacttaaattttgaatcttaatgcaAATATAGCAATAATGTACACTTATACATACATTGTGAGAATTAATAGCACAGATTTTATCACTAAGTTGAAAAATAAGCCATTATCTATAgtagaaaatgatgaaaatttaacttttccacTTGTGAAT
Encoded proteins:
- the LOC129224603 gene encoding 26S proteasome regulatory subunit 6B; the encoded protein is MEEIGITIVEKEELIADLKSSSHISAPSPDDFDIDDLYTKYKKLQRQLEFLEVQEEYIKDEQKNLKKEYLHAQEEVKRIQSVPLVIGQFLEAVDPNTGIVGSTTGSNYYVRILSTIDRELLKPSSSVALHKHSNALVDVLPPEADSSISMLRSDEKPDVTYADIGGLDIQKQEIREAVELPLTHFELYKQIGIDPPRGVLMYGPPGCGKTMLAKAVAHHTTAAFIRVVGSEFVQKYLGEGPRMVRDVFRLARENAPAIIFIDEIDAIATKRFDAQTGADREVQRILLELLNQMDGFDQTTNVKVIMATNRADTLDPALLRPGRLDRKIEFPLPDRRQKRLIFSTITTQMNLSDEVDLEDYVARPDKISGADINAICQEAGMHAVRENRYVVLAKDFEKGYKNNIKKDESEHEFYR